The following are encoded together in the Coturnix japonica isolate 7356 chromosome 8, Coturnix japonica 2.1, whole genome shotgun sequence genome:
- the LOC107317657 gene encoding cytochrome c oxidase assembly factor 7, translating to MAGLIDFADEEEVRSYLENLHVEYSYQCFKEKDPEGCQRLADYLDAVKKDFEAAARVLRDNCDVYGHSESCYRLGAYQAIGKGGLAADLKAAYKSFLKSCEKGGKKSVNACHSVGLLAHDGRVNDDKPDPVVARDYYTKACDGNFAPSCFNLSVIYLQGAAGVPKDMSRALKYSLKGCELGHIWACANASRMYKLGDGVEKNEGKAEDLKNRAKQLHKEQKEASSSLTFGE from the exons ATGGCCGGGCTGATCGACTTCGCGGACGAGGAGGAGGTGAGGAGCTACCTGGAGAACCTGCACGTGGAGTACAGCTACCAGTGCTTCAAGGAGAAGGACCCCGAAG GCTGCCAGCGCCTGGCCGACTACCTGGACGCCGTCAAGAAGGACTTCGAGGCGGCCGCGCGGGTGCTGCGGGACAACTGCGATGTGTACGGGCACAGCGAGAGCTGCTACAGGCTCGGGGCCTACCAGGCCATCGGCAAAG GTGGACTCGCTGCAGACTTGAAAGCTGCCTACAAGTCTTTCCTGAAGTCGTGTGAGAAAGGTGGGAAGAAGTCGGTGAACGCCTGTCACAGCGTCGGGCTGCTGGCCCACGATGGGAGAGTCAACGATGATAAACCTGACCCGGTTGTTGCTAGAGACTATTACACAAAAGCCTGCGATGGCAACTTTGCTCCTAGCTGCTTCAACCTCAGTGTGATATACCTCCAAGGAGCAGCCGGGGTCCCTAAGGACATGAGCCGTGCTTTGAAGTACTCGCTGAAGGGGTGTGAGCTGGGTCACATATGGGCTTGTGCCAATGCCAGTCGAATGTACAAGCTGGGAGATGGTGTTGAGAAGAATGAGGGCAAGGCAGAGGATCTGAAAAACAGGGCAAAACAGTTgcataaagaacagaaagaagccTCGAGTTCTTTAACATTTGGAGAGTAA
- the LOC107317652 gene encoding protein zyg-11 homolog B isoform X2, whose product MSLAEQRDLTHLSLIIEEASPYSLLDICLNFLTANLEKFCTERQDGTLCLQEPGMFPQEVADRLLQTMAFHGLLNDGTVGIFRGNQMRLKRACIRKAKISAVAFRKAFCHHKLVELDATGVNADITITDIISGLGSNKWIQQNLQCLVLNSLTLSLEDPYERCFSQLSGLRALSITNVLFYNEDLADVASLPRLESLDISNTSVTDITALLTCKDRLKSLTMHHLKCLKMTTTQILDVIRELKYLNHLDISDDKQFTSDIALRLLEQKDILPNLVSLDISGRKHVTDKAVEAFIQQRPTMQFVGLLATDAGYSEFLTGEGNLKVSGEANETQISEALKRYSERAFFVREALFHLFSLTHVMEKTKPEILKLVVIGMRNHPLNLPVQLAASACVFNLTKQDLAAGMPVRLLADVTHLLLKAMEHFPNHQQLQKNCLLSLCSDRILQDVPFNRFEAAKLVMQWLCNHEDQNMQRMAVAIISILAAKLSTEQTAQLGAELFIVRQLLQIVKQKTNQNLVDTTLKFTLSALWNLTDESPTTCRHFIENQGLELFMRVLESFPSESSIQQKVLGLLNNIAEVKELHSELMWKDFIDHISKLLHSVEVEVSYFAAGIIAHLISRGEQAWTLSRSQRTSLLEQLHSAILNWPTPECEMVAYRSFNPFFPLLGCFMTPGVQLWAVWAMQHVCSKNPARYCSMLIEEGGLQHLYNIKENVQTDPHVQRIAIAILDSLEKHIMRHGRPPPCRKQQQNKPN is encoded by the exons ATGAGCttggcagagcagagagacCTCACACACCTGAGTCTCATTATA GAGGAAGCTTCTCCTTACTCCCTACTTGACATCTGCTTGAATTTCCTCACTGCTAACCTAGAGAAGTTCTGTACAGAAAGGCAAGATGGAACGCTGTGCTTGCAGGAGCCAGGGATGTTTCCTCAGGAAGTGGCTGATCGATTGCTGCAGACGATGGCGTTTCATG GGCTTCTGAATGATGGAACTGTGGGCATCTTCCGAGGCAATCAGATGCGTCTGAAACGAGCGTGCATCCGGAAAGCAAAGATCTCCGCTGTGGCCTTCAGGAAAGCGTTCTGCCATCACAAGCTAGTAGAACTTGATGCCACTGGGGTGAATGCAGATATAACAATCACAGACATTATAAGTGGGCTTGGCAGCAATAAATGGATCCAACAAAACCTTCAATGCCTCGTGCTGAACTCACTGACTCTTTCTTTGGAAGACCCCTATGAGAGGTGCTTCAGTCAACTGTCTGGGCTTCGTGCATTAAGTATTACCAATGTTCTGTTCTACAATGAGGACCTGGCAGATGTCGCTTCTCTCCCTAGGTTAGAAAGCCTGGATATATCAAACACCTCTGTTACTGACATAACAGCACTTCTCACCTGCAAAGACCGCCTGAAGTCTTTGACCATGCACCACCTGAAATGCTTGAAAATGACTACGACGCAGATTCTGGATGTTATAAGAGAACTAAAATATCTGAATCACCTTGATATTTCAGATGACAAACAATTCACATCAGACATAGCACTTCGTTTACTGGAACAGAAAGATATCTTGCCTAACCTCGTGTCTCTGgacatttctggaaggaagCATGTCACAGATAAGGCTGTAGAAGCATTTATCCAGCAGCGGCCAACCATGCAGTTTGTAGGATTGCTAGCTACTGATGCCGGCTACTCAGAATTCCTAACGGGAGAAGGAAACTTAAAG GTATCAGGAGAAGCAAATGAAACTCAGATTTCTGAAGCCCTGAAGCGTTACAGTGAACGGGCCTTCTTTGTGAGGGAAGCACTCTTTCACTTATTCAGCTTGACACACGTAATGGAAAAAACGAAGCCTGAAATTCTGAAg CTTGTGGTTATTGGAATGAGAAATCATCCCCTGAATTTGCCAGTGCAGTTGGCAGCAAGTGCATGCGTCTTCAACCTAACCAAGCAAGATTTAGCAGCAGGAATGCCTGTGAGACTTCTGGCTGATGTCACTCACTTGCTCCTGAAAGCCATGGAACATTTCCCAAATCATCAACAG CTGCAAAAGAATTGTCTTCTTTCCCTGTGCAGTGACAGAATACTTCAGGATGTTCCATTTAACAG GTTTGAAGCAGCCAAACTTGTTATGCAGTGGCTGTGTAATCATGAAGATCAAAACATGCAAAGGATGGCTGTAGCCATAATTTCCATTCTTGCTGCAAAG cTTTCAACGGAGCaaactgctcagcttggtgcgGAGCTCTTCATCGTTAGG caactACTACAAATagttaaacagaaaacaaaccagaatcTTGTAGATACAACCCTTAAGTTCACACTGAGCGCACTTTGGAACCTCACTGATGAATCACCAACAACTTGTCGGCACTTCATTGAAAATCAAGGTCTTGAACTGTTCATGAGAGTTTTGGAG TCTTTTCCATCAGAATCATCCATTCAACAGAAGGTTCTTGGACTTCTG AATAACATAGCTGAAGTTAAAGAACTCCATTCTGAATTAATGTGGAAGGACTTTATAGACCACATCAGTAAATTATTGCATAGTGTGGAGGTGGAAGTCAGCTATTTTGCAGCAGGGATTATTGCACATTTAATATCTCGAGGAGAGCAGGCCTGGACATTAAGTCGCAGCCAGAGAACTTCTCTTCTTGAACAGCTG cATTCTGCCATATTGAATTGGCCAACTCCAGAATGTGAGATGGTGGCTTACAG GTCTTTCAATCCATTTTTTCCACTACTTGGCTGTTTCATGACACCGGGCGTCCAGTTATGGGCAGTGTGGGCCATGCAGCATGTCTGCAGCAAAAATC ctgCCAGGTACTGCAGCATGTTAATTGAGGAGGGTGGCTTACAGCACTTGTACAACATTAAGGAAAACGTCCAGACTGATCCACATGTCCAGAGGATCGCTATTGCCATCCTGGATAGTTTGGAAAAGCACATAATGCGTCATGGGAGGCCACCTCCATgtagaaaacagcaacaaaataaaccaaactgA
- the LOC107317652 gene encoding protein zyg-11 homolog B isoform X1, which translates to MWQQLMLLFSRLSGGVCTSQSASPPLCSLGMIHSAEEASPYSLLDICLNFLTANLEKFCTERQDGTLCLQEPGMFPQEVADRLLQTMAFHGLLNDGTVGIFRGNQMRLKRACIRKAKISAVAFRKAFCHHKLVELDATGVNADITITDIISGLGSNKWIQQNLQCLVLNSLTLSLEDPYERCFSQLSGLRALSITNVLFYNEDLADVASLPRLESLDISNTSVTDITALLTCKDRLKSLTMHHLKCLKMTTTQILDVIRELKYLNHLDISDDKQFTSDIALRLLEQKDILPNLVSLDISGRKHVTDKAVEAFIQQRPTMQFVGLLATDAGYSEFLTGEGNLKVSGEANETQISEALKRYSERAFFVREALFHLFSLTHVMEKTKPEILKLVVIGMRNHPLNLPVQLAASACVFNLTKQDLAAGMPVRLLADVTHLLLKAMEHFPNHQQLQKNCLLSLCSDRILQDVPFNRFEAAKLVMQWLCNHEDQNMQRMAVAIISILAAKLSTEQTAQLGAELFIVRQLLQIVKQKTNQNLVDTTLKFTLSALWNLTDESPTTCRHFIENQGLELFMRVLESFPSESSIQQKVLGLLNNIAEVKELHSELMWKDFIDHISKLLHSVEVEVSYFAAGIIAHLISRGEQAWTLSRSQRTSLLEQLHSAILNWPTPECEMVAYRSFNPFFPLLGCFMTPGVQLWAVWAMQHVCSKNPARYCSMLIEEGGLQHLYNIKENVQTDPHVQRIAIAILDSLEKHIMRHGRPPPCRKQQQNKPN; encoded by the exons ATGTGGCAACAGTTGATGCTGTTATTTTCAAGACTCTCCGGGGGAGTCTGTACCAGTCAGTCAGCCAGCCCTCCTTTGTGCAGCCTGGGGATGATTCACAGCGCT GAGGAAGCTTCTCCTTACTCCCTACTTGACATCTGCTTGAATTTCCTCACTGCTAACCTAGAGAAGTTCTGTACAGAAAGGCAAGATGGAACGCTGTGCTTGCAGGAGCCAGGGATGTTTCCTCAGGAAGTGGCTGATCGATTGCTGCAGACGATGGCGTTTCATG GGCTTCTGAATGATGGAACTGTGGGCATCTTCCGAGGCAATCAGATGCGTCTGAAACGAGCGTGCATCCGGAAAGCAAAGATCTCCGCTGTGGCCTTCAGGAAAGCGTTCTGCCATCACAAGCTAGTAGAACTTGATGCCACTGGGGTGAATGCAGATATAACAATCACAGACATTATAAGTGGGCTTGGCAGCAATAAATGGATCCAACAAAACCTTCAATGCCTCGTGCTGAACTCACTGACTCTTTCTTTGGAAGACCCCTATGAGAGGTGCTTCAGTCAACTGTCTGGGCTTCGTGCATTAAGTATTACCAATGTTCTGTTCTACAATGAGGACCTGGCAGATGTCGCTTCTCTCCCTAGGTTAGAAAGCCTGGATATATCAAACACCTCTGTTACTGACATAACAGCACTTCTCACCTGCAAAGACCGCCTGAAGTCTTTGACCATGCACCACCTGAAATGCTTGAAAATGACTACGACGCAGATTCTGGATGTTATAAGAGAACTAAAATATCTGAATCACCTTGATATTTCAGATGACAAACAATTCACATCAGACATAGCACTTCGTTTACTGGAACAGAAAGATATCTTGCCTAACCTCGTGTCTCTGgacatttctggaaggaagCATGTCACAGATAAGGCTGTAGAAGCATTTATCCAGCAGCGGCCAACCATGCAGTTTGTAGGATTGCTAGCTACTGATGCCGGCTACTCAGAATTCCTAACGGGAGAAGGAAACTTAAAG GTATCAGGAGAAGCAAATGAAACTCAGATTTCTGAAGCCCTGAAGCGTTACAGTGAACGGGCCTTCTTTGTGAGGGAAGCACTCTTTCACTTATTCAGCTTGACACACGTAATGGAAAAAACGAAGCCTGAAATTCTGAAg CTTGTGGTTATTGGAATGAGAAATCATCCCCTGAATTTGCCAGTGCAGTTGGCAGCAAGTGCATGCGTCTTCAACCTAACCAAGCAAGATTTAGCAGCAGGAATGCCTGTGAGACTTCTGGCTGATGTCACTCACTTGCTCCTGAAAGCCATGGAACATTTCCCAAATCATCAACAG CTGCAAAAGAATTGTCTTCTTTCCCTGTGCAGTGACAGAATACTTCAGGATGTTCCATTTAACAG GTTTGAAGCAGCCAAACTTGTTATGCAGTGGCTGTGTAATCATGAAGATCAAAACATGCAAAGGATGGCTGTAGCCATAATTTCCATTCTTGCTGCAAAG cTTTCAACGGAGCaaactgctcagcttggtgcgGAGCTCTTCATCGTTAGG caactACTACAAATagttaaacagaaaacaaaccagaatcTTGTAGATACAACCCTTAAGTTCACACTGAGCGCACTTTGGAACCTCACTGATGAATCACCAACAACTTGTCGGCACTTCATTGAAAATCAAGGTCTTGAACTGTTCATGAGAGTTTTGGAG TCTTTTCCATCAGAATCATCCATTCAACAGAAGGTTCTTGGACTTCTG AATAACATAGCTGAAGTTAAAGAACTCCATTCTGAATTAATGTGGAAGGACTTTATAGACCACATCAGTAAATTATTGCATAGTGTGGAGGTGGAAGTCAGCTATTTTGCAGCAGGGATTATTGCACATTTAATATCTCGAGGAGAGCAGGCCTGGACATTAAGTCGCAGCCAGAGAACTTCTCTTCTTGAACAGCTG cATTCTGCCATATTGAATTGGCCAACTCCAGAATGTGAGATGGTGGCTTACAG GTCTTTCAATCCATTTTTTCCACTACTTGGCTGTTTCATGACACCGGGCGTCCAGTTATGGGCAGTGTGGGCCATGCAGCATGTCTGCAGCAAAAATC ctgCCAGGTACTGCAGCATGTTAATTGAGGAGGGTGGCTTACAGCACTTGTACAACATTAAGGAAAACGTCCAGACTGATCCACATGTCCAGAGGATCGCTATTGCCATCCTGGATAGTTTGGAAAAGCACATAATGCGTCATGGGAGGCCACCTCCATgtagaaaacagcaacaaaataaaccaaactgA
- the LOC107317652 gene encoding protein zyg-11 homolog B isoform X3, with protein MEEASPYSLLDICLNFLTANLEKFCTERQDGTLCLQEPGMFPQEVADRLLQTMAFHGLLNDGTVGIFRGNQMRLKRACIRKAKISAVAFRKAFCHHKLVELDATGVNADITITDIISGLGSNKWIQQNLQCLVLNSLTLSLEDPYERCFSQLSGLRALSITNVLFYNEDLADVASLPRLESLDISNTSVTDITALLTCKDRLKSLTMHHLKCLKMTTTQILDVIRELKYLNHLDISDDKQFTSDIALRLLEQKDILPNLVSLDISGRKHVTDKAVEAFIQQRPTMQFVGLLATDAGYSEFLTGEGNLKVSGEANETQISEALKRYSERAFFVREALFHLFSLTHVMEKTKPEILKLVVIGMRNHPLNLPVQLAASACVFNLTKQDLAAGMPVRLLADVTHLLLKAMEHFPNHQQLQKNCLLSLCSDRILQDVPFNRFEAAKLVMQWLCNHEDQNMQRMAVAIISILAAKLSTEQTAQLGAELFIVRQLLQIVKQKTNQNLVDTTLKFTLSALWNLTDESPTTCRHFIENQGLELFMRVLESFPSESSIQQKVLGLLNNIAEVKELHSELMWKDFIDHISKLLHSVEVEVSYFAAGIIAHLISRGEQAWTLSRSQRTSLLEQLHSAILNWPTPECEMVAYRSFNPFFPLLGCFMTPGVQLWAVWAMQHVCSKNPARYCSMLIEEGGLQHLYNIKENVQTDPHVQRIAIAILDSLEKHIMRHGRPPPCRKQQQNKPN; from the exons ATG GAGGAAGCTTCTCCTTACTCCCTACTTGACATCTGCTTGAATTTCCTCACTGCTAACCTAGAGAAGTTCTGTACAGAAAGGCAAGATGGAACGCTGTGCTTGCAGGAGCCAGGGATGTTTCCTCAGGAAGTGGCTGATCGATTGCTGCAGACGATGGCGTTTCATG GGCTTCTGAATGATGGAACTGTGGGCATCTTCCGAGGCAATCAGATGCGTCTGAAACGAGCGTGCATCCGGAAAGCAAAGATCTCCGCTGTGGCCTTCAGGAAAGCGTTCTGCCATCACAAGCTAGTAGAACTTGATGCCACTGGGGTGAATGCAGATATAACAATCACAGACATTATAAGTGGGCTTGGCAGCAATAAATGGATCCAACAAAACCTTCAATGCCTCGTGCTGAACTCACTGACTCTTTCTTTGGAAGACCCCTATGAGAGGTGCTTCAGTCAACTGTCTGGGCTTCGTGCATTAAGTATTACCAATGTTCTGTTCTACAATGAGGACCTGGCAGATGTCGCTTCTCTCCCTAGGTTAGAAAGCCTGGATATATCAAACACCTCTGTTACTGACATAACAGCACTTCTCACCTGCAAAGACCGCCTGAAGTCTTTGACCATGCACCACCTGAAATGCTTGAAAATGACTACGACGCAGATTCTGGATGTTATAAGAGAACTAAAATATCTGAATCACCTTGATATTTCAGATGACAAACAATTCACATCAGACATAGCACTTCGTTTACTGGAACAGAAAGATATCTTGCCTAACCTCGTGTCTCTGgacatttctggaaggaagCATGTCACAGATAAGGCTGTAGAAGCATTTATCCAGCAGCGGCCAACCATGCAGTTTGTAGGATTGCTAGCTACTGATGCCGGCTACTCAGAATTCCTAACGGGAGAAGGAAACTTAAAG GTATCAGGAGAAGCAAATGAAACTCAGATTTCTGAAGCCCTGAAGCGTTACAGTGAACGGGCCTTCTTTGTGAGGGAAGCACTCTTTCACTTATTCAGCTTGACACACGTAATGGAAAAAACGAAGCCTGAAATTCTGAAg CTTGTGGTTATTGGAATGAGAAATCATCCCCTGAATTTGCCAGTGCAGTTGGCAGCAAGTGCATGCGTCTTCAACCTAACCAAGCAAGATTTAGCAGCAGGAATGCCTGTGAGACTTCTGGCTGATGTCACTCACTTGCTCCTGAAAGCCATGGAACATTTCCCAAATCATCAACAG CTGCAAAAGAATTGTCTTCTTTCCCTGTGCAGTGACAGAATACTTCAGGATGTTCCATTTAACAG GTTTGAAGCAGCCAAACTTGTTATGCAGTGGCTGTGTAATCATGAAGATCAAAACATGCAAAGGATGGCTGTAGCCATAATTTCCATTCTTGCTGCAAAG cTTTCAACGGAGCaaactgctcagcttggtgcgGAGCTCTTCATCGTTAGG caactACTACAAATagttaaacagaaaacaaaccagaatcTTGTAGATACAACCCTTAAGTTCACACTGAGCGCACTTTGGAACCTCACTGATGAATCACCAACAACTTGTCGGCACTTCATTGAAAATCAAGGTCTTGAACTGTTCATGAGAGTTTTGGAG TCTTTTCCATCAGAATCATCCATTCAACAGAAGGTTCTTGGACTTCTG AATAACATAGCTGAAGTTAAAGAACTCCATTCTGAATTAATGTGGAAGGACTTTATAGACCACATCAGTAAATTATTGCATAGTGTGGAGGTGGAAGTCAGCTATTTTGCAGCAGGGATTATTGCACATTTAATATCTCGAGGAGAGCAGGCCTGGACATTAAGTCGCAGCCAGAGAACTTCTCTTCTTGAACAGCTG cATTCTGCCATATTGAATTGGCCAACTCCAGAATGTGAGATGGTGGCTTACAG GTCTTTCAATCCATTTTTTCCACTACTTGGCTGTTTCATGACACCGGGCGTCCAGTTATGGGCAGTGTGGGCCATGCAGCATGTCTGCAGCAAAAATC ctgCCAGGTACTGCAGCATGTTAATTGAGGAGGGTGGCTTACAGCACTTGTACAACATTAAGGAAAACGTCCAGACTGATCCACATGTCCAGAGGATCGCTATTGCCATCCTGGATAGTTTGGAAAAGCACATAATGCGTCATGGGAGGCCACCTCCATgtagaaaacagcaacaaaataaaccaaactgA